The nucleotide sequence TATGAAGTACATTGAATATGAAGATGCAAAAGAGAAGTTGATTGAgatttgcaacaagaggaaatGGCCAAACCCGATTTACGACAGGTATatcttatttctcattttgtcttttgcttttaaccacaaagttttattttctaagtcAAATTGATTCCACCTTTGAGTAGTCTAGACTCTAGAGTCTTGTAATCTCAGGAAGCAGAACACATTCGCTCCATAGTTAAGTTATCTTACAATCTAAGGGTAGTAAAAACGTGTATATCCTACATAAGATTAATGTGAGTTTGATAATTTTACTGTGTGTGCCTCAATAAGCACGAATGCGCCGTCTTAACTTGAAAAACTATTTGGTTACTGTGTTCAAATCTTTTCAGTGTTGAGAGCTCTGAGGAGGGATTTGTTTATTCAGCTAAGATTGAGACTCCAACTAAAGACGGTACCTTATGCATTGAGGGCAATAGAAAAAGACGGAGAAAGGTAGCAGAAAACTCATCAGCCTCCCACATGATAAGAGCCTTGGAATCTCCTCTAACGAATCTTGTCATAAGTAagatgaaaatgcaaaaaaagaatagagaaggagaagaggaaactGGAAATGCAGGAAAGTTTAGATGAGAAGAAGTATCCGCAAATGAAGGAAATTTTagttgagaagaagaatccGCAAATGCAGAAAAGtttagatgagaagaagaatccgCAGATGCAGGAAAGtttagatgagaagaagagtcCGCAAACAGTGGAAAAATTAGATGAAAACAAGAATTCGCAAACACAGGAAAGtttagatgagaagaagaatccgCAGATGCAACAAAGtttagatgagaagaagaatctgcaGATGCAGGAAAGTTTAGATGAGAACAAGACTCAGCcttcaaagaagaggaagagaagacgaTGAAAGATTGGTTTAAGTTTTTGGTATTGTTTGAAACAATTTCTAAAAGCTTATTACATCTCTTCTATAGTGCAATCATTCCTCATTCACAGTTTTGTCATCTGTGTATTTCACATTGTATGCAATCGTTCATCTTTTTGTCTGCAAATCGATTTTGTGTATCATAGCCGCAACCACCTCTGCATGTGGTCTCTTCCTCCTGCGCCTTTGTCTCTGGCATGACCCAACTAATGAATTGACCTTCTTCTCTTATCCAAAATTGTTTCTGTTCCATAATGTTATGGTCTCTTCCTTCTGTATTGATTGGGACCTTTTTGTAACGTTAActaattctcaaaaataaagCTAAGGGTTTAAATTCATGTTTTTAGTAAAAAGTCCAGGTGTATTGACGTGACCAATTTGCCCCTCATACATATTTAGTGACCtaattctcttctttctccgaAGCTTTTCGCCGGAGATGGATGATGCAGTGGAAGCAGTTGAGAAGATCTTGAACTACAGTTTCGTGAACAAGACTCTTCTCAAGGCAGCCTTACCTCAAACGTTCCCTGAAGGTTGTGCTGAAGAATCATGTATTCTACACAACCGGCTTGAGTTTCTCGGCGGCTCCGTTCTCGAGGTCGCCTTCACTAATTACATCTACCACGCTTACCCTAATCTCAAACTCAATGAGTTGCGTGACTTGCGAATTGCAAATGTAAGTAACGAGAAGCTCGCTCGTGCCGCTGTCAAACACAACCTCCACCGATACGCGAAACGTTCTACTACAGGTGAAAAGGTAAACAATCGTCTGAATCATATGTGCGAAGAGACTGTTGAGATATTTGATTGTTCTTTACTAAAAagtggtttaatttttttgaaagaagTTTATAGAGGCAGTGAGCAGAGAAGGTGATCGTGTTCTGTATAGTGAGTTGGTGAAAGCACCAAAAGAGTTTGCTAATCTTGTAGAGTCGATAGCTGGAGCTGTTTATATTGATGTGAATTATGATGTACAAAGACTTTGGGaggtttgtttctgttgtgtttGTTCTTCACTAGATTTGTGTTTCTAATtctatgtttattaaaaaagagaggaaaatttTTGCAGGTCTTCAGGGAACTTTTGGAGCCAATATATAGACCTGATGATTTACGGCTGCAACTTAAACCATCATCTCTTGCGCTTTTTCGTTTGGGTGATGAACACGGCAAGCGAATCGATTTCAAGTATTGGAAAGATGTAGGCAGAGACAAACATGTTGCTTGGGTATATCTTGATGATATATTTATAGCTGCTGCGCGTGCTAAAAATATACATAGTGCGAAGCTGCTTGCTGCTGCGGGAGTGTTACAGAAGCTGTCTGATTGTCTTCCCATTGGCAACATTGTTGATGAGGATAATCCCTTAACCGAGGAAATGACAGAAGAAGAAATAGTTTTTTATGAGGATAGTCCACATGTAGAACCTGAAGATATGAAAGGGATGTCGTTTGAGATTTGCTCCACTGAAAATCTCCAATTACAGACTGAGTTATCTTCTTTTCCTTCCACCTTTGAGAACCCTTTAACCGATGAAatggaaaaagaacaaatggtTATTGATGAGGATAGTCCACATGATGAACCTGACGACGCGAAACGGAAATTGTTTGATATTTGTTCTATTAATAAGTGGCCGAACCCGGTTTTCAGGTATATCTTATTCctacatttttctttgatttggcaggaaattttattttctaagttaCTTCTAACTGCTCAACAAGGACCATGAATGCCTCAATAATATGTGCTTAATCTCTTACAATCTTGGGTAGAGAAATCACATAAATGCTCTTAGAATATACTTGAGACTGAGTATGGCTGTTTTTTACTTTATGTGCCTCAATAAGCACTAATGTGCTGTATTAACTTTAAGTGCTTTGTTACTGTGTTTAACTCTTGCAGTGTTGAAGAAGAGAGCGGGCCAAAAAATGAGCAGAAATTTGTTTCTTCAGTTAAGATTGAGATCCCAACTATAGAAGGTTCCTTTCACATGAAGGGAGATGTAAAACCAACTAAAAAGCTAGCAGAAAATTCCTCAGCGAATCACATGATAAAAGCCTTGGAATCTTCTATGATGAGTCTAGTCATAGGTAATCTGCAAATGCCGAAAAGtctagatgagaagaagaagaatctgcaAATGCAAGAAACTTTAGATGAACACAAGAATCTGCGTTCAAAGAAGAGGAGAACTACTTATGAAATGACACCAAATAAAATGGGTACTGGTGAGGATAGTCTAGGTCTTGAACCTGAAGATGTGAAAGGGCAGTCGATTGAGATTTGCTCCACGGATAAGCTCCAGACACAGACtggatcatcttcttttctaaCCGCCTCTAAGAACCCCTTAACCGATGAAATGACAGAAGAACAAATAGTTATGGATGAGGATCCACATGTTGAACCTGCGGGTGTGAAAGGGAAGTCGTTTGAGATTTGCTCTACTAAAAAGCTCCAGCCACAGACTGGATCATCTTCGTTGCCTACTGCTGCTGAGAACCCGTCAACCTCTGATatgacaacaaaacaaatggtTGGTGATAAGGATAGTCTACATGTTGAACCCGAAGATGTGAAAGGGAAGTTGTATGAGATTTGCGCAAAGAATAATTGGCCGAACCCGGTGTTCAGGTATATTTTTTCCAGCGTTTATCTTTGCTTTAGCAGgaatctttcttttctaattacTACTTACTGCTTAATAAGGACCATTATCCAAACTCAAACTAATATCTTTGAGTAGTGTAGAGTCTTATAATCTCAAAGAAGGATAATGTGTTTGGTAATCCGTGGTTAAAATTCTTTCAATCTTGGATAGAGAAATCACATATATGCTCTAAAAAACCAGACTTGTAAGATAAATGTGAGTCTAGCGGTTTTTTACTTTGTGTGCCTCAATAGGCGCAAGTATGCTGTATTAACCTTATAACATTTTTCTACTGTGTTTAACTCTTTCTagtgttgaagaagaaagagggcCAGAAAATGAGCAGAAATTTGTCTGTTCAGTTAATATTGAGATCCCAACTATAGAAGGTACATTTCACATGAAGGGAGATGTAAAACCAACGAAAAAGCAAGCAGAAAATTCATCAGCGGATCACATGATAAGAGCCTTGGGATCTTCTATGATGAGTCTTGTTATAAGTAATCTGCAAATGCCGAAAAGtttagatgagaagaagaatctgcaAATGCAAGAAAGTTTAGATGAAAACAAGAGTCTGCATTCAAAGAAGAGGAGAACTAATGAAATGACACCAAATAAAATGGTTACTTGTGAGGATAGTCTAGATGTTGAACTTGAAGATGTGAAAGGGAACTCAACTGAGATTTGCTCCACGGAGAAGCTCCAGACACAGACTGGATCCTCTTCTTTTCAAACCACCTCTGAGAACCCCCTAAGCGATGATATGACAGATGAACAAATAGTTATTGATGAGGATGG is from Camelina sativa cultivar DH55 chromosome 20, Cs, whole genome shotgun sequence and encodes:
- the LOC104771715 gene encoding ribonuclease 3-like protein 3 isoform X1; translation: MDDAVEAVEKILNYSFVNKTLLKAALPQTFPEGCAEESCILHNRLEFLGGSVLEVAFTNYIYHAYPNLKLNELRDLRIANVSNEKLARAAVKHNLHRYAKRSTTGEKKFIEAVSREGDRVLYSELVKAPKEFANLVESIAGAVYIDVNYDVQRLWEVFRELLEPIYRPDDLRLQLKPSSLALFRLGDEHGKRIDFKYWKDVGRDKHVAWVYLDDIFIAAARAKNIHSAKLLAAAGVLQKLSDCLPIGNIVDEDNPLTEEMTEEEIVFYEDSPHVEPEDMKGMSFEICSTENLQLQTELSSFPSTFENPLTDEMEKEQMVIDEDSPHDEPDDAKRKLFDICSINKWPNPVFSVEEESGPKNEQKFVSSVKIEIPTIEGSFHMKGDVKPTKKLAENSSANHMIKALESSMMSLVIGNLQMPKSLDEKKKNLQMQETLDEHKNLRSKKRRTTYEMTPNKMGTGEDSLGLEPEDVKGQSIEICSTDKLQTQTGSSSFLTASKNPLTDEMTEEQIVMDEDPHVEPAGVKGKSFEICSTKKLQPQTGSSSLPTAAENPSTSDMTTKQMVGDKDSLHVEPEDVKGKLYEICAKNNWPNPVFSVEEERGPENEQKFVCSVNIEIPTIEGTFHMKGDVKPTKKQAENSSADHMIRALGSSMMSLVISNLQMPKSLDEKKNLQMQESLDENKSLHSKKRRTNEMTPNKMVTCEDSLDVELEDVKGNSTEICSTEKLQTQTGSSSFQTTSENPLSDDMTDEQIVIDEDGPHVEPEDVKGNSFEICSTEKLQLQTESSSLSAASENPLTNEMKQEQMVTDKDSSHVQPDNAKGKLFVICDKKKWPRPIFSFEVERGPKNEQKIVCSVQIEIPTIKGTFFIKGDAKSKEKQAENSAAYHMTRAISNLQMPEKINKKKSSSLFCSKMDSDSVEAVEKILNYIFTNKNLLTEALSLTSSQFKRLMFVGEAALELAFTNHIYLMYPKFGAREMSLLRIANTRNKNYARVAVKHNIYQFFISKLKLDEKIKVFSEVEGKENGPVPQSAKPPKVVSDLVDSVAGAVFIDMNFDVKRLWEIFRGLFEPLYTLENLWLRPQPLRTLFCLGDKENGNRTTEFIARGKNEKTRDAAKMRPAKEALQKLSESMPVEIVMEEDRLDIEIEDAKDKLIEICNKRKWPNPVYSVENYERPGGFVCSAMIETTTEEGTLYAKGDRRRRRETAENSSATHLLRALEYSLKDDL
- the LOC104771715 gene encoding ribonuclease 3-like protein 3 isoform X3, translated to MDDAVEAVEKILNYSFVNKTLLKAALPQTFPEGCAEESCILHNRLEFLGGSVLEVAFTNYIYHAYPNLKLNELRDLRIANVSNEKLARAAVKHNLHRYAKRSTTGEKFIEAVSREGDRVLYSELVKAPKEFANLVESIAGAVYIDVNYDVQRLWEVFRELLEPIYRPDDLRLQLKPSSLALFRLGDEHGKRIDFKYWKDVGRDKHVAWVYLDDIFIAAARAKNIHSAKLLAAAGVLQKLSDCLPIGNIVDEDNPLTEEMTEEEIVFYEDSPHVEPEDMKGMSFEICSTENLQLQTELSSFPSTFENPLTDEMEKEQMVIDEDSPHDEPDDAKRKLFDICSINKWPNPVFSVEEESGPKNEQKFVSSVKIEIPTIEGSFHMKGDVKPTKKLAENSSANHMIKALESSMMSLVIGNLQMPKSLDEKKKNLQMQETLDEHKNLRSKKRRTTYEMTPNKMGTGEDSLGLEPEDVKGQSIEICSTDKLQTQTGSSSFLTASKNPLTDEMTEEQIVMDEDPHVEPAGVKGKSFEICSTKKLQPQTGSSSLPTAAENPSTSDMTTKQMVGDKDSLHVEPEDVKGKLYEICAKNNWPNPVFSVEEERGPENEQKFVCSVNIEIPTIEGTFHMKGDVKPTKKQAENSSADHMIRALGSSMMSLVISNLQMPKSLDEKKNLQMQESLDENKSLHSKKRRTNEMTPNKMVTCEDSLDVELEDVKGNSTEICSTEKLQTQTGSSSFQTTSENPLSDDMTDEQIVIDEDGPHVEPEDVKGNSFEICSTEKLQLQTESSSLSAASENPLTNEMKQEQMVTDKDSSHVQPDNAKGKLFVICDKKKWPRPIFSFEVERGPKNEQKIVCSVQIEIPTIKGTFFIKGDAKSKEKQAENSAAYHMTRAISNLQMPEKINKKKSSSLFCSKMDSDSVEAVEKILNYIFTNKNLLTEALSLTSSQFKRLMFVGEAALELAFTNHIYLMYPKFGAREMSLLRIANTRNKNYARVAVKHNIYQFFISKLKLDEKIKVFSEVEGKENGPVPQSAKPPKVVSDLVDSVAGAVFIDMNFDVKRLWEIFRGLFEPLYTLENLWLRPQPLRTLFCLGDKENGNRTTEFIARGKNEKTRDAAKMRPAKEALQKLSESMPVEIVMEEDRLDIEIEDAKDKLIEICNKRKWPNPVYSVENYERPGGFVCSAMIETTTEEGTLYAKGDRRRRRETAENSSATHLLRALEYSLKDDL
- the LOC104771715 gene encoding ribonuclease 3-like protein 3 isoform X2, whose amino-acid sequence is MDDAVEAVEKILNYSFVNKTLLKAALPQTFPEGCAEESCILHNRLEFLGGSVLEVAFTNYIYHAYPNLKLNELRDLRIANVSNEKLARAAVKHNLHRYAKRSTTGEKKFIEAVSREGDRVLYSELVKAPKEFANLVESIAGAVYIDVNYDVQRLWEVFRELLEPIYRPDDLRLQLKPSSLALFRLGDEHGKRIDFKYWKDVGRDKHVAWVYLDDIFIAAARAKNIHSAKLLAAAGVLQKLSDCLPIGNIVDEDNPLTEEMTEEEIVFYEDSPHVEPEDMKGMSFEICSTENLQLQTELSSFPSTFENPLTDEMEKEQMVIDEDSPHDEPDDAKRKLFDICSINKWPNPVFSVEEESGPKNEQKFVSSVKIEIPTIEGSFHMKGDVKPTKKLAENSSANHMIKALESSMMSLVIGNLQMPKSLDEKKKNLQMQETLDEHKNLRSKKRRTTYEMTPNKMGTGEDSLGLEPEDVKGQSIEICSTDKLQTQTGSSSFLTASKNPLTDEMTEEQIVMDEDPHVEPAGVKGKSFEICSTKKLQPQTGSSSLPTAAENPSTSDMTTKQMVGDKDSLHVEPEDVKGKLYEICAKNNWPNPVFSVEEERGPENEQKFVCSVNIEIPTIEGTFHMKGDVKPTKKQAENSSADHMIRALGSSMMSLVISNLQMPKSLDEKKNLQMQESLDENKSLHSKKRRTNEMTPNKMVTCEDSLDVELEDVKGNSTEICSTEKLQTQTGSSSFQTTSENPLSDDMTDEQIVIDEDGPHVEPEDVKGNSFEICSTEKLQLQTESSSLSAASENPLTNEMKQEQMVTDKDSSHVQPDNAKGKLFVICDKKKWPRPIFSFEVERGPKNEQKIVCSVQIEIPTIKGTFFIKGDAKSKEKQAENSAAYHMTRAISNLQMPEKINKKKSSSLFCSKMDSDSVEAVEKILNYIFTNKNLLTEALSLTSSQFKRLMFVGEAALELAFTNHIYLMYPKFGAREMSLLRIANTRNKNYARVAVKHNIYQFFISKLKLDEKIKVFSEVEGKENDRVPQSAKPPKVVSDLVDSVAGAVFIDMNFDVKRLWEIFRGLFEPLYTLENLWLRPQPLRTLFCLGDKENGNRTTEFIARGKNEKTRDAAKMRPAKEALQKLSESMPVEIVMEEDRLDIEIEDAKDKLIEICNKRKWPNPVYSVENYERPGGFVCSAMIETTTEEGTLYAKGDRRRRRETAENSSATHLLRALEYSLKDDL